A portion of the Aphelocoma coerulescens isolate FSJ_1873_10779 chromosome 1, UR_Acoe_1.0, whole genome shotgun sequence genome contains these proteins:
- the USF3 gene encoding basic helix-loop-helix domain-containing protein USF3, with product MPEMTENETPTKKQHRKKNRETHNAVERHRKKKINAGINRIGELIPCSPALKQSKNMILDQAFKYITEMKRQNDELLLNGGSNEQAEEIKKLRKQLDELQKENGRYIELLKANDICLYDDPTIHWKGNLKNAKVSVVIPSDQVQKNIIVYSNGTQPNGNNQGASVQGITFNVGHNLQKQTANVVPVQRSCNLVTPVTIAGIYPTENKPWTQPTVSPLVSAQTAPAGNVPELSTPENERGVPTAAPASSQSTPQPATEQELQCSSSNAPQNEQNPPKSKNEEEGTKSTKKTLPQGASLPSSASVEASQVQQVNATCSNTHNSRSDVQESCAISTTDTAFVPPVRLSTAESCSSVKVLRSTDMVSSAGTPVTSAAEGVKAVTAISTLAVSPLENCWSFSGSSGVGTSDLKNMSSLTRMPSAGNTQTTWTTLQLAGNTVQPLSQTPSGIMTALLNEPVNGAGTVSSAHSRPLTTSISLHASLPGDGQAAEQIVVTLPSCPPVPIQPLISQPQVKAQAAGNILPLNSAMQVIQMAQPVASAVTGAPANQNVIILQPPNPAPCPPIVRAEVPSQNVSQQIVIIQAANQNPLPLLSAQPSASVRVPVNGPTAVANSSGSMQNASLPQTFGGKHLVHILPRPSSLPSSSSAQTFSVTMSNQQHPQTISLNGQLFALQPVMSSSGASNQAPMQIIQPTTSEDPNTNVALNTFGALANLNQSISQMAGQSCLHLSLSHPTNPATVNNQIATVNCVSLPTSVASSVPAEVSVLTSASNSINASPQKAAAGLPSSAKSKRTNKKPSTKKHQAVSNKVSCPAVPCKDAGKVDCAPVETVAKPSNGEGPPENAPAASQAVTTSQAGGAAAASGVSVSDSPSKETASSEQAVKTPSAPEPSSAEASASSPLESVASEQLLLAPPAAKDAAPRQQAQGSQSHPPTASALSESPKPCEPPNTLASSRKEAQVTHLQVAGTSVAQSNTAGHASKAGMNSESCNIAQDSSVVMQDADLLEGQGLTKMLSDLTKERTAVEKTSSFTVQGEHSNFPMENSKSAESNVDLPEKQELLLMNTESDTLSPHHSCISDQEVVSASLITSRQADSPMSTSSGSSRGFSVASMLPDTTREDLTSSTSTSTCNSCTFSEQTDIVALAARAIFDQESLEKGGGGIQVNTRDIISKSELAPLEREQQPFKPQSVKENNTGPLEAAPNKFSAHETVQTNVDRQVEKPSCSVGGVETSNTPLQISTSQTPSITSLSVNNLIHQSRIVHPLVSCSSLSQSSEPASVPATVSLSLPSSTYINPSPGPALMSEYAQEQLNAIRASTMQAPQLQESHLKQQNHEGRKDSAKRAVQDDLLLSTAKRQKQCQTAPIRLEGMALMNRAPEGIADQTQMLVSQIPPNSSNSVAPVSNQGHADGLNRLFPPNSNFVAPALRQTEVQCGSQPPLSEQPGQAGQHLQPIQHVPAQGISHLHSNHPYLKQQQAGQLRERHHLYQLQHHVTHGENSVHSQPHSVHQQRTIQQEVQMQKKRNLIQGTQATQLSLQQKHHGSDQTRQKGGQPHPHHQQMQQQMQQHFGASQPEKNCENPATSRNHHNHPQSHINQDIMHQQQQDVGSRQQGSTSEHVSGHSQMQRLMTSRGLEQQMVSQASIVTRPSDMTCTPHRQERNRVSSYSAEALIGKTPSNSEQRIGISLQGPRVSDQLEMRSYLDVSRNKGLAIHNMQGRLSVDHTVGSDVQRLSDCQTFKPSGPNQQPPGNFDVQASRNSEIGNSVSSLRGMQSQAFRIGQNAAPSIERQKRLPYQPVQGIPTGNTLPSRENENTCHQSFMQSLLAPHLGDQVSGSQRSIPEHQRNTQCGASSTIEYNCPPARESVHIRRDGDGQSRESCDMSIGAINTRNSSLTIPFSSSSSSGDIQGRNTSPNISVQKSNPMRMTDSHGTKNHMNTPVSSNMHGVARPTHPHPAVSHGNGEQGQPSVRQPNSSVTQRSRHPLQDNGGSKIRQPERNRSGNQRHGNVFDPSLPHLPLSTSGSMILGRQQSTIEKRGSIVRFMSDGPQVSNDNAAPDQHTLSQNFGFPFIPEGGMNPPINANASFIPPVTQPSATRTPALIPVDPQNTLPSFYPPYSPAHPTLSNDISIPYFPNQMFPNPSTEKPSSGGLNNRFGSILSPPRPVGFAQPSFPLLPDMPPMHMTNTSHLSNFNLTSLFPEIATALPPDGSAMSPLLSIANTSASDSSKQPSNRPAHNISHILGHDCSSAV from the exons ATGCCAGAGATGACAGAGAATGAGACACCTACTAAGAAGCAACATCG aaagaaaaaccgGGAGACACATAATGCAG TGGAGAGACATCGAAAGAAGAAGATTAATGCTGGGATAAACAGAATTGGAGAACtcattccctgctctccagcactTAAGCAG AGCAAGAACATGATCCTGGATCAGGCCTTTAAGTATataacagaaatgaaaagacAGAATGATGAACTTCTGTTAAATGGAGGGAGCAATGAGCAGG CTGAAGAGATAAAAAAGCTCCGGAAACAGTTGGACGAACTGCAAAAGGAAAATGGGAGATACATCGAGCTACTGAAAGCAAATGATATTTGCCTGTATGATGATCCTACAATCCACTGGAAAGGAAACCTCAAAAATGCCAAAGTCTCAGTTGTTATTCCCAGTGATCAGGTTCAGAAGAACATCATTGTCTATTCAAATGGGACTCAACCCAATGGAAATAACCAGGGAGCATCTGTGCAGGGAATAACATTTAATGTTGGTCATAATTTACAAAAGCAAACAGCCAATGTTGTGCCAGTTCAGAGAAGTTGCAACCTAGTGACTCCTGTGACGATTGCTGGCATTTATCCCACAGAAAATAAGCCATGGACGCAACCTACAGTTTCTCCGCTGGTATCCGCTCAGACAGCTCCAGCAGGGAATGTTCCTGAGCTCTCCACCCCGGAGAACGAGCGAGGTGTgcccactgctgctcctgccagctcaCAGAGCACACCTCAACCTGCAACAGAACAGGAACTGCAGTGTTCTTCAAGTAATGCACCACAGAATGagcaaaatccccccaaaagtaAAAATGAAGAGGAGGGCACTAAATCAACAAAGAAAACACTCCCGCAGGGAGCTAGCCTTCCTTCCAGTGCCTCCGTGGAAGCCTCCCAAGTTCAACAGGTGAATGCAACTTGCTCAAATACACACAATTCCAGGAGTGATGTCCAGGAGAGCTGTGCTATTTCAACCACAGACACAGCTTTTGTGCCACCTGTGAGACTGTCTACTGCAGAGAGCTGCTCTTCTGTAAAGGTCCTCAGAAGCACGGACATGGTCAGCAGTGCTGGGACGCCTGTGACGTCTGCAGCAGAAGGAGTTAAGGCTGTGACAGCAATAAGCACTCTGGCTGTCAGTCCCCTGGAAAACTGCTGGTCTTTTTCAGGCTCTTCAGGTGTTGGCACTTCAGACTTGAAAAACATGAGTAGCCTTACCCGGATGCCTTCAGCTGGGAACACACAGACCACGTGGACAACTTTGCAGCTGGCAGGAAACACTGTTCAGCCGCTGAGCCAAACGCCGTCTGGGATAATGACTGCCCTCCTCAACGAGCCAGTCAATGGTGCTGGGACTGTgtcttctgcccacagcaggcCTTTGACTACAAGTATCAGTTTGCATGCTTCTCTGCCTGGGGATGGCCAGGCAGCTGAACAGATTGTAGTTACCTTGCCCTCGTGCCCACCCGTACCTATACAGCCTTTAATCAGCCAGCCACAGGTTAAAGCTCAGGCTGCAGGAAATATCCTTCCATTAAACTCAGCTATGCAGGTGATTCAGATGGCTCAGCCAGTCGCCTCAGCTGTGACAGGAGCGCCAGCTAACCAGAATGTCATCATTCTCCAGCCTCCAAACCCTGCTCCGTGCCCGCCCATTGTGAGAGCCGAAGTTCCCAGCCAAAATGTTAGTCAGCAAATTGTAATTATACAAGCTGCAAATCAGAAtcctcttcccctcctctctGCTCAGCCTTCTGCTTCTGTAAGAGTTCCTGTGAACGGGCCGACTGCAGTTGCCAACTCCAGCGGCTCCATGCAAAATGCCTCTCTTCCACAGACTTTTGGAGGGAAACACCTTGTCCATATATTACCAAGGCCATCTTCTTTGCCATCTTCCAGCTCTGCACAGACATTTTCAGTGACAATGTCCAATCAACAGCATCCTCAGACTATCTCATTAAATGGGCAGCTTTTTGCATTGCAGCCTGTGATGTCTTCATCCGGAGCTTCAAACCAAGCCCCTATGCAAATTATTCAGCCCACCACCAGCGAAGATCCAAATACCAATGTTGCCCTCAATACATTTGGTGCTTTAGCTAACCTCAATCAAAGCATATCGCAAatggctgggcagagctgcttgCACTTGTCTCTCAGCCACCCCACCAATCCTGCAACTGTCAATAACCAGATTGCCACAGTCAACTGTGTGTCATTGCCAACTTCTGTAGCATCTTCAGTGCCTGCAGAGGTTTCGGTATTAACCAGCGCATCTAATTCCATAAATGCTTCTCCGCAAAAAGCGGCTGCTGGCTTGCCATCCAGTGCAAAATCAAAAAGGACAAACAAAAAGCCAAGCACAAAGAAACACCAAGCAGTCAGTAATAAAGTGTCTTGCCCAGCAGTTCCTTGCAAAGATGCAGGGAAGGTGGACTGTGCTCCTGTGGAAACGGTGGCAAAGCCTTCAAATGGCGAAGGGCCGCCGGAAAACGCCCCGGCAGCATCACAGGCTGTAACCACATCGCAGGCGGGCGGCGCGGCTGCAGCGAGCGGCGTCAGCGTTTCTGACTCTCCTTCCAAAGAGACTGCGAGCTCTGAACAGGCAGTGAAAACCCCCTCTGCTCCTGAGCCGAGCTCAGCAGAGGCATCTGCTTCCTCACCGCTGGAGTCTGTGGCgtcagagcagctgctgctcgcTCCACCAGCGGCCAAAGATGCTGCTCCTCGCCAGCAGGCCCAGGGATCTCAGAGCCACCCGCCAACTGCCTCTGCCTTGTCGGAGTCTCCCAAACCCTGTGAACCTCCAAACACCTTAGCATCCTCTCGTAAAGAAGCACAGGTGACACATTTGCAGGTTGCTGGGACTTCGGTAGCACAGAGCAACACAGCAGGTCATGCTTCCAAGGCAGGAATGAATtcggagtcctgcaacattgcACAGGATTCCTCAGTGGTAATGCAAGATGCAGACTTGTTGGAAGGACAGGGTCTAACCAAAATGCTGTCTGACCTCACAAAAGAAAGAACAGCTGTGGAAAAAACCTCTTCATTTACTGTTCAGGGGGAGCATTCTAATTTTCCTATGGAAAACTCTAAATCAGCAGAATCAAATGTTGATTTGCCTGAGAAGCAGGAACTCTTGCTGATGAACACGGAAAGTGACACTCTCTCCCCGCATCACTCCTGCATCTCTGATCAGGAAGTAGTCAGTGCTTCCCTTATCACTAGCAGGCAGGCAGACTCCCCGATGTCaaccagctctggcagcagtcGAGGCTTCTCAGTTGCATCTATGCTGCCAGACACCACCAGAGAAGATCTCACAAGCAGCACCTCAACCAGTACCTGTAACAGCTGCACATTTTCAGAACAGACTGACATTGTAGCTCTTGCAGCGAGAGCTATTTTTGACCAGGAAAGCCTTGAGAAAGGTGGAGGGGGAATACAGGTTAACACAAGGGATATCATCTCTAAGTCTGAGCTTGCACCTTTGGAGAGAGAGCAACAGCCTTTTAAACCTCAGtcagtgaaagaaaacaacacAGGGCCGCTGGAAGCAGCACCGAACAAATTCAGTGCTCATGAAACAGTACAGACAAATGTCGACAGGCAGGTTGAGAAGCCAAGCTGCTCTGTAGGAGGTGTGGAAACATCAAACACTCCTTTGCAGATTTCCACTTCCCAGACACCCAGCATAACCAGTCTAAGCGTGAATAATCTGATACACCAGAGCCGCATTGTCCATCCCCTGGTGAGTTGCTCGAGTTTATCCCAGTCTTCAGAGCCTGCAAGTGTCCCTGCAACTGTGAGCCTCTCCCTTCCATCTAGCACGTACATCAATCCATCTCCGGGACCTGCTCTGATGAGTGAATATGCTCAGGAGCAACTGAATGCTATCAGGGCAAGCACCATGCAGGCTCCCCAGCTGCAGGAATCACACTTAAAGCAGCAAAACCACGAAGGTCGCAAAGACTCTGCCAAGAGGGCCGTTCAGGATGACCTTCTGCTTTCTACAGCAAAGAGGCAAAAGCAGTGCCAGACAGCACCCATAAGGCTTGAGGGGATGGCGCTGATGAACCGAGCACCAGAGGGTATTGCTGATCAAACACAGATGCTAGTCAGTCAGATTCCTCCTAATTCATCCAATTCAGTGGCACCAGTGAGCAATCAAGGGCATGCTGATGGCCTCAATAGGTTATTCCCACCCAACAGCAATTTCGTAGCGCCAGCTTTGAGACAAACTGAAGTTCAGTGTGGTTCTCAGCCACCACTTTCAgagcagccaggccaggcaggGCAGCACTTGCAGCCAATTCAAcatgtccctgcccaaggcatCTCTCACCTTCACAGTAATCACCCGTacttgaagcagcagcaggctgggcaGCTAAGAGAGAGGCACCACTTGTACCAGCTGCAGCACCACGTCACTCACGGGGAGAACTCAGTCCACTCTCAACCCCACAGTGTCCACCAACAGCGAACGATACAGCAGGAGGTGCAGATGCAAAAGAAACGGAATCTCATCCAGGGAACACAAGCCACACAGCTTTCTCTACAGCAAAAGCACCATGGAAGTGATCAAACACGGCAAAAAGGTGGTCAGCCCCATCCTCACCACCAACAAATGCAGCAGCAGATGCAGCAACACTTTGGAGCTTCCCAGCCTGAAAAGAACTGTGAAAATCCTGCAACAAGCAGAAACCACCATAACCACCCTCAGAGCCATATCAATCAGGATATTATGCATCAACAGCAACAGGATGTTGGCAGCAGACAGCAAGGTTCCACTTCAGAACATGTGTCGGGGCACAGTCAGATGCAAAGACTTATGACCTCGAGGGGCTTAGAGCAGCAAATGGTGTCCCAGGCCAGCATTGTCACCAGACCATCAGATATGACATGCACCCCTCACAGGCAGGAAAGAAACAGAGTTTCCAGCTACTCTGCTGAGGCCCTCATTGGGAAGACGCCCTCTAATTCGGAGCAGAGAATAGGAATATCTCTTCAAGGCCCTAGGGTTTCTGACCAGCTTGAAATGAGAAGCTATCTTGATGTTTCTAGAAATAAAGGGTTGGCGATTCATAATATGCAGGGCCGCTTGTCAGTTGACCACACAGTTGGCTCGGATGTGCAGCGTCTTTCTGATTGCCAAACATTTAAGCCCTCTGGACCCAATCAACAACCGCCGGGCAATTTTGATGTACAGGCTTCAAGAAACAGTGAAATTGGCAATTCTGTGTCATCCCTCCGGGGCATGCAGTCACAAGCATTCCGAATTGGTCAGAATGCTGCGCCATCCATAGAGAGACAGAAGAGACTGCCCTACCAGCCAGTACAGGGTATTCCAACAGGGAATACCCTGCCTTCAAGGGAGAACGAAAACACATGCCACCAAAGTTTCATGCAGAGCTTGCTCGCCCCTCACCTTGGAGATCAAGTCAGTGGAAGCCAAAGATCAATCCCAGAACATCAAAGGAACACGCAGTGTGGTGCCTCCTCCACAATTGAGTACAACTGTCCCCCAGCGCGAGAGAGTGTCCACATCCGAAGGGATGGTGATGGccagagcagggaaagctgtgaCATGTCCATTGGGGCAATTAACACAAGGAACAGTTCATTGACTATTCCTTTTTCAAGTTCTTCTTCCTCAGGAGACATTCAGGGTCGCAACACAAGCCCAAACATCTCTGTGCAGAAGTCCAACCCCATGAGGATGACAGACAGTCATGGAACTAAGAACCACATGAACACACCCGTTTCCAGCAATATGCATGGAGTCGCGAGGCCAACTCACCCTCACCCTGCAGTTTCTCATGGAAATGGCGAGCAAGGGCAGCCTTCTGTTCGTCAGCCAAATTCTTCGGTCACTCAGCGCTCGAGGCATCCTCTGCAAGACAATGGAGGTTCTAAAATACGTCAGCCCGAAAGGAATCGATCCGGAAATCAGAGACACGGAAATGTCTTTGACCCTAGTCTTCCCCATCTTCCTCTGTCCACCAGTGGCAGCATGATCCTTGGGCGCCAACAGTCCACGATAGAAAAAAGAGGAAGCATTGTCCGATTTATGTCTGATGGCCCTCAAGTGTCCAACGACAACGCAGCCCCTGACCAACATACTCTCTCCCAGAATTTTGGATTCCCTTTTATTCCAGAGGGTGGCATGAATCCACCAATAAATGCTAACGCTTCTTTCATCCCACCAGTCACTCAGCCTAGTGCCACTCGGACACCAGCTCTAATCCCAGTTGATCCTCAGAATACACTGCCATCCTTCTATCCACCTTACTCTCCTGCCCACCCTACCCTCTCCAATGACATTTCTATCCCCTACTTTCCCAATCAAATGTTTCCGAACCCAAGCACGGAGAAGCCGAGCAGTGGAGGTTTAAACAATCGATTTGGATCCATTCTGTCTCCTCCCAGGCCTGTTGGTTTTGCTCAGCcgagttttcctttgcttccagATATGCCACCAATGCACATGACCAACACATCTCACTTATCCAATTTTAACTTAACTTCTTTGTTTCCAGAAATAGCCACAGCTCTTCCTCCAGATGGCTCAGCGATGTCGCCTTTGCTTTCTATTGCAAACACATCTGCTTCAGATTCTTCCAAGCAGCCCTCAAACCGCCCTGCCCACAATATAAGCCATATTTTAGGTCAtgactgcagctctgctgtatGA